A window of the Brassica napus cultivar Da-Ae chromosome C5, Da-Ae, whole genome shotgun sequence genome harbors these coding sequences:
- the LOC111206488 gene encoding protein NUCLEAR FUSION DEFECTIVE 4, translating into MRPRIRDASDKLRPTRSSFDDDGEPKFHRKHPPPLRTMFGRWRKWTVLVAAIWIQASTGTNFDFSAYSSHLKSVLGISQVRLNYLAVASDLGKAFGWSSGIALGYFPLSVVLFAAAAMGFVGYGVQWLVITNVIALPYSLVFLCCLLAGLSICWFNTACFILCIRHFPTNRALALSLTVSFNGISAALYSLAFNALNPSSSNLYLLLNSLVPLGVSLAALYPVLVKPSLDPTPDSESRRHDSHVFAIMNVVAVVTSFHLLLSSSSTNVTSSARLHLVGAIFLMVFPLCAPLLVYARDYYFPDINQHDSSGYVMLNIDELKLQKASVTGTAKEGNIVRLGDEHSFGLLITRLEFWLYYIAYFCGGTIGLVYSNNLGQIAQSLGQSSTTLVTVYSSFSFFGRLLSAAPDFIHKRFRLTRTGWFTIALLPTPIAFFLLAISSLQQLALQTATALIGLSSGFIFAAAVSITSELFGPNSVGVNHNILITNIPIGSLLYGFIAASIYEANANPEIRTVVSDSVVCIGRDCYHKTFVLWGCLSLLGLASSFLLYMRTKPVYHRLEQDRVSVTSSSYKDIDSM; encoded by the exons ATGAGACCTCGTATCCGAGATGCCTCTGACAAACTCCGCCCTACCCGATCCTCCTTCGACGACGACGGTGAACCAAAGTTTCACCGGAAACACCCTCCGCCTCTCCGCACCATGTTCGGCCGATGGCGGAAATGGACTGTCCTCGTGGCGGCGATCTGGATCCAGGCTTCGACTGGAACCAACTTCGATTTCTCGGCCTACTCATCCCATCTCAAATCAGTACTCGGAATCTCTCAGGTGAGGTTGAATTACCTCGCCGTGGCTTCTGATTTGGGAAAAGCGTTCGGGTGGTCGTCGGGGATCGCTCTAGGTTATTTCCCTCTCTCCGTCGTTCTTTTCGCGGCGGCGGCTATGGGGTTCGTTGGCTATGGTGTTCAGTGGTTAGTCATCACCAACGTCATCGCTCTTCCTTATTCTCTG GTGTTTCTGTGCTGCTTGTTGGCTGGATTGAGCATATGTTGGTTCAACACAGCTTGTTTCATCCTCTGTATCCGTCACTTCCCGACCAATCGTGCACTCGCTTTGTCTCTAACGGTAAGCTTCAATGGAATCAGTGCAGCCTTATACTCGCTCGCTTTCAATGCACTTAACCCGTCATCCTCAAATCTGTACCTTCTGCTGAACTCTCTGGTTCCTCTTGGTGTCTCGTTAGCTGCACTCTACCCTGTTCTTGTTAAACCATCTCTAGACCCTACACCAGACAGTGAATCACGGCGACATGACTCCCATGTGTTTGCCATTATGAATGTCGTAGCCGTCGTTACCAGTTTCCACCTTCTTCTGTCTAGTTCCAGTACCAATGTGACTTCATCAGCTCGTTTGCATTTAGTGGGAGCTATCTTCCTTATGGTTTTCCCCTTATGTGCTCCTCTTCTCGTTTATGCTCGGGATTACTATTTTCCTGACATTAACCAACATGACAGCTCTGGCTATGTTATGCTTAACATAGACGAGCTCAAGCTGCAGAAAGCATCTGTTACGGGTACTGCCAAGGAAGGGAACATAGTGAGGCTCGGTGATGAACACTCGTTTGGGTTGCTCATAACTAGATTGGAGTTTTGGTTATACTACATTGCGTACTTCTGTGGTGGCACGATTGGCCTTGTTTATAGCAACAACTTGGGTCAGATTGCTCAGTCTTTAGGACAAAGCTCGACAACACTCGTCACAGTCTACTCTTCGTTCTCCTTCTTTGGCCGGTTGCTCTCTGCTGCGCCAGATTTTATCCACAA GAGGTTTCGTTTAACAAGAACCGGCTGGTTTACAATCGCACTCTTGCCAACCCCTATCGCTTTCTTTCTACTAGCGATATCATCCTTACAGCAGTTAGCATTGCAGACCGCAACTGCTTTAATTGGTCTGAGCTCAGGATTCATATTCGCAGCTGCAGTCTCCATAACATCTGAACTTTTTGGACCAAATAGCGTAGGTGTTAACCACAACATTCTCATAACAAACATACCAATCGGCTCACTCCTATACGGTTTCATCGCTGCATCCATCTACGAAGCCAACGCAAACCCTGAGATTAGAACTGTGGTGTCTGACTCGGTCGTTTGCATCGGAAGAGATTGCTACCACAAAACGTTTGTGCTTTGGGGTTGCTTGTCTCTTCTTGGTCTTGCTTCAAGTTTTCTGCTGTACATGAGAACCAAACCGGTTTATCACCGGCTTGAACAAGACCGGGTTTCCGTAACGTCATCATCGTACAAGGATATTGATTCAATGTAA